atgttttttctcttttttttcaccggATTTCTTCCACTactacataatttatttttttccagacGAGACAGCCTATAGGTTATAGGTGGCCATAACTGTCCCCATATGCTAAAATTGCACTTCCCAGGGTGGTTCAAGgacccgcctgcgaaaataaacCAATTTTTGCATGCGAGCCTTTTAAGAGGTCAGCTTACCACCAGTCCACCAGCTAGTCGCGCGCCTCACTCCCCtcacctttaaaaaaaaataccctcTACTTATCATGTCCCTTattttcctctcctccctcatcctctcctcttcctacACCTCCTCTCCTTCGATCCACTTTGTGGGCCACGAAGGCAAGCGCTCCGGGAGGTGGcaaaggtggcggcggcatcaATGGCTCCATCACACGAGCATGGCGACAACGACGTCGATGGTTCCATCACGTGAGAAAGAGAGTGGCGACAGCGACTTCAACACGGGCACGGGAGCGGGGCAGCCGGATCCACTGCCTGCGTCCGTAGCTGGCTTCGGTGCCCTCGCGACGCCCAGATCCATCGCTGGTGACCTCGCGACGCCCGGATCATCACCGGCGACCGCGAGGCGGGCGGATCCACCAACAGTGACCTCGTGGCATCTAGATACATCCCCGACAACTGCGAGAGTGGTGGATCCATCGATGACGGTGACGGTGGATCCGGCAGCGCCGGATTCGGGATTGGCGgatccgtcgccgtcgccgcgtagACAGTTGTGGTGACGACGATAGTGGACTACGGCTATCACGACGACAACGatgatggcggtggtggtggtgacgacaATTATGGCTTGGGGAGTTTGGGCAGATCCATCGCCTGCGACCGCGGGACAGGCGGATCAACCGCCGGCGACTTTGCGGCGTCCAAATCTGTCCCCAACAACAACGGGACGGGTGGATCTATCGACTACAACTATGGTGACGGCGATGGTGTATCAAGCGGTGCTGGACTCGGGAGCTACAGATCTATCGACGTTGGCCTCGGGAGAGGCATTGGCTGCTGCGGTGATGACGAGGCGGACTACGGTGACCACGATGACGGGgatgacggtggtggtggtggtggtggtgacaacAACGACGTTGGCTTGGAGAGTTAGGGTTTCAGCTGGCATTAGGCTGGAGCTGGGGTTTCGACTGATTTGGATTTTTGGAAtacttttattctttttttcattaaatttttttttttgcaggtggTCGGCATTTGTGATGCATGCGGTTGCACTAGCCACATGGaaaaatgtgatggaaaaatgtGATTTTCACATACACCTTGCCACATGTGTGTAAGCGGCTGCTTCGCCCGCATGTAAAAAAGGGATTTTGATCGTCTGAAAAAAGGGAAAGCACAACCTACTTAATTCTACTAGCAAAGGCCACTTTCAGTCATTCGGTGGTATTGCCAACACTCGGTTTGTCACGGATCATGAATCATAATCATCTAGGCAGTGGCGGAGCCTAGGGCTGTCAACAAGCCGACCTCGAGCGAGCTCGCCTGCCTaagctcgagctcgatacaagctcgagccgagcctataaaatgttcGAGCTTTCAAACAGGCTCAGTTCGAGCTCGATCAAGCTCAAGCTCGACTACCGAGCTTGATTTTTAATTAGAACAATGTATCTTAcaagagagaatcccttatacgTCACACAAAATTTACcagttcccttatatgccactcaaaaTTGACTTCTTCCTTTTATGCCATTGGTTCAGGTTTTTCCACCCTTTTATGCCACTTCCAGCACTATTACGTTTGTTGACTGTTAGTCAAATGTTAGTTTTTTCataaatgaccaatatgccctctcaacttaaaaaaaagtgtaaacttcaaaaattcataactaatttattttaaatccttttcgagtgaacaaaattttgtcaaaaccagtgaaaaatgctctttgtattaaaaatattgttgggaACCTTCATGTTTCATGCTTATATTGAAATTTCATTTGTGATAGTGATGGCTAAAATTGCACGTGAcgcgaaaaaaataataatcaattttcatatgttgtacCAACTTCTCTATCAAACGAAAAATATCTATCATTGGTTGTATACCAATTCTCAAGGGCAAATACGTCTTTTTACTGTGAAGTTAATGGTCAACTGACGGTGAAATGACGGCAATGACATAAAAGGGACGACAAACTTGAACTGGTGGCATAgaagggagaagccaatttgGAGTGGTATATAAGTGAAGCGGTTAATTtggagtggcatataagggaggAGCCAATTTGGAGTGGCATATAAGTGAAGCGGTTAATTtggagtggcatataagggattctctcatATTTCAAAGgataatctttaaaaaataactaatttagGGTTCATCATATTAGTAGaagaggaaaaataataaacaaatATATGGTGCCAATACAAGGCatacaaataaaaattgatctcccaatttattaaatagcaaaaaaattatatattactaAGCTCGttagaagctcgagctcggttCGACGACAAAGCTCGCAAGTTTTGGGAtaggctcgggctcggctcgttcCGAGCTCGAATCAAACCTAGGATGAggcgagctcgagcagctcacgagcctcgagcttttttacACAATCTGGGACCTCTGGTTTTTCAAGAATGGTGGAAGGAAGAGTTGCACGAATCATCAGGAGGCACACGGACATGGACAATTCTGTTAGACAACATAATTAAAGCTGTTCTATTAGGTTTTTTGGCGAGATGTAGTTGGCCGTCGACTGCATGTGCGCCGGCTAGCTCTTCTCTCTGTCCATCCTCGAGTCTTAGAGgctctctgttccaaaataataAACAGATCTAGTACAATTTATGACACATCTTAATATTATACTAAATCTGATCgagacaatatatatatatatatatatatatatatatatatatatatatatatatatatatatatatatatatatatatatatatatatatatatatatatatatgtatgtaataggttagtttattttaaaatgaagaAAGTAAACATCATCGGAAGTAGACATCGTCACATTGATAGCTCTGTCCTTAGCTGACTGACCTATTATACCGTGGATGCTCTAAACGTTGACTCAttggagtatatatttaatagagtaaagtccatcactggtctctaaacttgtaccgttgtgttatcccggtccctaaactcatatcgaccgttcaggtcctcaaacttgttcgactgtatcatcccggtccctaaagtTGCAGATGActcgtttagatcctccaacttgttcagttgtgtcaccccggtacTTAAACAGGatggtctaaaaactttatatcaaaaaataattcataactttttcatgtgaactctaatgaagacaaactttatattaaaattgtagccctcgaagcggtctacaactttgttgttgaaaagtttttgaattaaaactgtttagggttccaaaatattgttgcatgtttatagattttgaaattttaattttaaaattacattttgggacaaaaatgacttaaaataaaaaaaatcaactataaagttgtagatcgcgtcgagggctacaagttggttataaagtttgtcttcattagagttcacatgaaaaatgtatgaattatttttaaatataaagtctttagaccgtcctatttgacccagatgatattcaaatccaagtttagggaccggggtgacacaactaaaCGAGTtagaggacctaaacgagtgatctgcaagtttagggatcggGATAACACAGTCGaataagtttgaggacctgaacggtcgatttgagagtttagggaccggaatgacacaacggtacaagtttagggaccggtgatggactttactctattTAATATATAGTAGAGCTAACTAATAGCTACTACATAAGCTAATCTAAAAATAGTATAAGAGctgatattataaaaaaatgtccgtgcgttgcaacgggtgaaatctattttaatcttattattgttatatggtttagttaataTGAAATTCACTCTAttaaattcgcttggatatatattttgttagaaaatcatgagcttgcaattaggagtccgattatctcaagttagcatgcgaggtttttaaagaaatttcttatacgattccttatgtattttcaaaagcgaacgaaattaaaaatcgactaaaatacatatttgtattttcaaaagcgaacgaaatttaaaaaccgacccatacacggatgacgcgccaaaataccggcaaaaacatcttcaatttttttttaaaaaaaagtagtataaGTAGAAGAGAAGATTATAAATGAGAAGTCCTTTTTcgagggagtcggactttttttttttttggactcggatgtttttttctcttttttacggtagaagtttttttttcctccgttttttcttgCCTTTTTTTCTCCACGGggagttggattttttttttttacgatagaagttatttttctttttttattttatctcctTTTTTCACCGGGGGAGtcagacatttttttttagtcggatggttttttctttttattttacgatagaaatttttttcctctttttcctcGCCTTTTTTTCCACCGGACGACggaaagttgttttattttttaagtagtagtagaagtagaagtagattagctataaggttatctttatttttttctcccatatTTCTCTCATTTGTGTAGttaatgtatttattttgttcatcacaaaataaattgatttatacttttttcatcccaaaataagtgagTGCAgttattttggaatagagggagtagctacGAGCTTAGATATAGACATATATAGCCAAGAAAATCAAtttaatttggaatggagggtgTATTATGTACATGTTGCTTTAGAATGTTTACAATCAAAACTCTAACTAGCTTCAATCACTGCCTCAAACATGTAAAAACAATAAGatttaatatataaaaatgtTATCGGAAGATTAATTTAGCATTACAAATACTTCTCTCTAAATAGCTATAGTTTTATAATTTCTACAGGCACAtgattagaaaaagaaaatcaaaataaaGCATGTATTGTACATTAGAGATTGTATTGATGTGCTAAACCAAGTAAAATAGAATAAAGGGAGTACTCCGTATTAGAAAAGCCACTTTCAGTGATCTGAAATCATAAATCACATTTTATTGGTGTCCTCTACTTTTTACTCCTAACAAATTATTGACGACCTCATGCTACACCATGCAGTACAACATATGAGACCAACACAAGTCCCCACGTGTCATCTTACTACTGGCTTACTAGCTCACTAGTTCCTAGTGATAGCTACCATACGTGGCATCTCGCCTAATCAGTCCACGTCATCACTCACCACCCCCATCACGCAACCCCACCCCAATCACTCACTCACTACCACCAACCAACCACAGTACtgctcgtgctcgtgctcgtATCGTGCACTGCGACGCCGACCAGTcagtgctcgccgccggcgccggcgacgatgtCCTTGATCCGGAGCATGAGGTCGCGCGCCTCGGCGAACTCCGGGAAGATGTAGAAGGCGTGGATGGCGTCGGGGTAGTCGAGCACGCGCACCGCCTTCCCCTTCCCGCGGAGCGTCTCGCAGTAGCGGCGCTGCCAGTCCTGGAGCGGGTCGTAGCCGCCGATCACCACCGTGGCCGGAGGGAACGCCGGGGAGTcaatgccggcggcgccggcgggggaggCCGCGTGCGCGGCCTCGTGGGTGCGGTCGGCGCCGGGCGGGAGGAACGCGCGCCAGAGCCAGTCGGTGCGCGGGACGGAGACGATGGGCGCGCCGAcgaggcggagctcggcgggggtgcgctcctcgccgccgaagAATGGCTGGATGGCGAtgaggccggcgaggcggaggttGGCGAAGGTGGTGGAGGCGAGGGCGTAGCGGCGGGCGACGTGGTGCGCGATGTTGGCGCCCGCGCTGTCCCCGGCGACGAAGCAGCGGGTGACGTCGAGTGGTGgaacgtcgccgtcgtcggcggcgagggggtggTTGTTGGGGTCGTCGAGGaagcggagcgcggcgaggccgtcgtCGTAGGGCGTCGGGTAGCGgtgctccggcgagcggcggtagTCGACGGACAGCACGGCCGCGCCGGCGTACCTGGCGATGCGTCGGCACGCGGCGTCGTAGGCGCGCGACGCCGCGGACAGGTACGCGAACCCGCCGCCGTGGAAGAACACCACGACGGGCAGCGGCTTCGTCGcgtcgccggtgccgccgcctcctccggagGGGCAAGGATAGAAGAGGCGGGCGCGGAGCGGGATCgccgggtcgacgacgacgtcgcgcgacgcgacgccgttgcgcggcgcggcggagggcgggaCGTGCGGGTCGAGGAAGttgaggaggcggcggttgaTGGTGCCGTCGGCGCGGCACGTGGCGTCGGTGAGGCACCCCGCGGCGAGGATGGAGAGGCGCGTCCGCCACGCCATCGGCGGCGCCACCCCCTTCTTCGTCGGCTTCTCCATGGCCGTGCCTCTCGATTCGGACAGCCGAGGTGAGCTGTGCTACTGAGCTAACTGAGGTAGTGAGAGGTTTGTCTGATGCGGAAGCGGAAGCGTGGGAGACTGGGATATTTATGGGAGGAGAGAGGTGGCTGACGGGTGGGACCATAGCCACGCTGCCGGCCGGGGAGCTCTACTGGCCTGTGACTGTGGTCGTTTGGTGGTTCTGAGAGTTAATTTCTCCCGCCCGCAAAACGAATTGATTTATTAGTACATAAATTACTATGGAAGGTGCCCCGCTTATGAGTGGAcacttatattatattatagaaagataagattttttttcagaaattttgtcTTATAGGTTATGGGCAAACTAAAGTTTagataatattattttataataatttaagggttctatttttcttaaggtatctttaaaaaccattcacaaacttttgagtaggagatggattaagtacttacGACTTTTGAATTATGTTTTTTCTCTCAAGTTAATAAGAAActattgctagttaattatcataCATTCTATCTATATACATACCGTGTAGTATGGCCACAAATGAAAAATACGAGTgcaagatactcaaaattcttGTGATTAAATCGTCTCACGAAGGCGCATGATATAGTAATAAAGGGAGGAAAGCATATgcatagaaaaaagaagaaaggggaaaatgaaaaaagggaggggaagggtACGTACCCACGCACGTAGGTGCATACCTATG
The nucleotide sequence above comes from Oryza glaberrima chromosome 11, OglaRS2, whole genome shotgun sequence. Encoded proteins:
- the LOC127753867 gene encoding probable carboxylesterase 18; its protein translation is MEKPTKKGVAPPMAWRTRLSILAAGCLTDATCRADGTINRRLLNFLDPHVPPSAAPRNGVASRDVVVDPAIPLRARLFYPCPSGGGGGTGDATKPLPVVVFFHGGGFAYLSAASRAYDAACRRIARYAGAAVLSVDYRRSPEHRYPTPYDDGLAALRFLDDPNNHPLAADDGDVPPLDVTRCFVAGDSAGANIAHHVARRYALASTTFANLRLAGLIAIQPFFGGEERTPAELRLVGAPIVSVPRTDWLWRAFLPPGADRTHEAAHAASPAGAAGIDSPAFPPATVVIGGYDPLQDWQRRYCETLRGKGKAVRVLDYPDAIHAFYIFPEFAEARDLMLRIKDIVAGAGGEH